A DNA window from Cobetia marina contains the following coding sequences:
- the mnmG gene encoding tRNA uridine-5-carboxymethylaminomethyl(34) synthesis enzyme MnmG, protein MDYPNRFDVIVIGGGHAGTEAALAAARMGRQTLLLTHNIETLGQMSCNPAIGGIGKSHLVKEIDALGGAMGLATDMAGIQFRTLNARKGPAVRATRAQADRALYKAAIRNVLENQPNLTLFQQGAEDLIVEGETVRGVVTQTGIRFHATTVVLATGTFLGGVIHIGLDHHAGGRAGDPPANGLASRLRELPFRVDRLKTGTPPRIDAKSVDFSKMEAQPGDAPRPVMSYMGSREMHPEQVNCFITHTNERTHEIIFANLDRSPMYSGVIDGIGPRYCPSIEDKVHRFADKNSHQVFIEPEGLNTHELYPNGISTSLPFDTQLEVVRSIRGMENAHITRPGYAIEYDFFNPQDLHHSLETRFIKNLYFAGQINGTTGYEEAGAQGLLAGVNAALRATDDEAWHPLRDEAYTGVMVDDLITLGTREPYRMFTSRAEYRLLLREDNADLRLTAKGRELGLIDDARWAAFEQKREAIERETARLQSTWLTPKSPELAPLSDKLSSPLKREASLMELLKRPELEYPDVAGLKGEGVDDWRIAEQVQITAKYAGYIQRQQEEIDRLRRHEHTELPASLDYDSVDGLSNEIKQKLNEARPATLAQAGRISGVTPAAVSILLIHLKKRQLIKAETPADTDTADTGVAQ, encoded by the coding sequence GTGGATTACCCGAACCGCTTTGACGTGATCGTCATCGGCGGCGGTCATGCCGGTACGGAAGCCGCACTGGCGGCTGCCCGCATGGGCCGTCAGACCCTGCTGCTGACCCATAACATCGAGACCCTGGGGCAGATGTCCTGCAATCCCGCCATCGGTGGGATCGGCAAGAGCCATCTGGTCAAGGAGATCGATGCGTTGGGCGGTGCCATGGGCCTGGCAACCGACATGGCGGGTATCCAGTTCCGCACGCTGAATGCCCGCAAGGGCCCGGCGGTACGTGCCACTCGAGCACAGGCCGACCGGGCGCTGTACAAGGCGGCGATTCGCAACGTGCTGGAGAACCAGCCGAACCTGACGCTGTTCCAGCAGGGTGCGGAAGACCTGATCGTCGAAGGCGAGACCGTACGGGGTGTCGTCACTCAGACCGGCATTCGTTTCCACGCCACCACGGTGGTGCTGGCGACCGGGACCTTCCTCGGTGGCGTGATCCATATCGGTTTGGACCACCATGCCGGTGGACGTGCCGGGGATCCGCCCGCCAATGGCCTGGCGTCACGTCTGCGCGAGCTGCCATTCCGGGTTGATCGGCTCAAGACCGGTACCCCGCCGCGCATCGATGCCAAGAGCGTTGATTTCAGCAAGATGGAAGCTCAGCCGGGTGACGCACCGCGCCCGGTGATGTCCTACATGGGCAGTCGGGAAATGCATCCGGAGCAGGTCAACTGCTTCATCACGCATACCAACGAGCGCACTCACGAGATCATCTTCGCCAATCTCGATCGCTCGCCGATGTACTCCGGCGTCATCGATGGCATCGGGCCGCGTTACTGCCCGTCCATCGAGGACAAGGTGCATCGCTTCGCCGACAAGAACAGCCACCAGGTCTTCATCGAGCCGGAAGGCCTGAATACCCACGAGCTGTACCCCAATGGCATCTCCACCTCGCTGCCCTTCGATACGCAGCTCGAGGTGGTACGCTCGATTCGTGGCATGGAAAACGCGCACATCACGCGTCCCGGCTACGCCATCGAATACGATTTCTTCAATCCCCAGGATCTGCATCACTCCCTGGAGACGCGTTTCATCAAGAATCTGTACTTCGCTGGTCAGATCAACGGCACCACCGGCTATGAAGAAGCCGGTGCCCAGGGCCTGCTGGCAGGCGTCAACGCCGCCTTGCGCGCCACTGACGACGAGGCCTGGCATCCACTGCGCGACGAGGCCTACACCGGCGTGATGGTCGATGACCTGATCACCCTCGGCACTCGCGAGCCGTATCGCATGTTCACCTCACGTGCCGAATATCGTCTGCTGCTGCGCGAGGACAATGCGGATCTGCGTCTGACTGCCAAGGGCCGCGAACTCGGCTTGATCGATGACGCGCGCTGGGCGGCGTTCGAGCAGAAGCGCGAAGCGATCGAGCGCGAGACCGCTCGTCTGCAAAGCACCTGGCTGACGCCGAAGAGCCCGGAGCTGGCCCCGCTGAGCGACAAGCTCAGCTCACCGCTCAAGCGTGAAGCCAGTCTGATGGAGCTGCTCAAGCGTCCGGAGCTCGAGTATCCGGATGTGGCAGGCCTGAAAGGGGAAGGAGTCGACGACTGGCGCATCGCCGAGCAGGTGCAGATCACCGCCAAGTACGCGGGCTACATCCAGCGTCAGCAGGAAGAGATCGACCGCCTGCGTCGTCATGAGCACACCGAATTGCCGGCCAGTCTCGATTACGACTCCGTCGATGGCCTGTCCAACGAGATCAAGCAG